The Thermodesulfovibrionales bacterium genome has a segment encoding these proteins:
- a CDS encoding cation transporter, translating to MQNSQSPNTGKASFYRWATALALITIFYNLVEGLVSVFFGIEDRTVALFGFGMDSFVEVISGAGIWHMIRRMRRNSSEDQGRFEGTALRITGTAFYILTIGLVFTALADIYKGRRPATTLWGIVVAAVSIVTMWMLIHYKVKIGKRFSSRALLADAACTKTCLYLSIVLLIASFGYEATGLGLMDSLGAIGIAIFSFQEGREAFRKARGELCCCGAQCSDLNKG from the coding sequence GTGCAAAATAGTCAGAGTCCGAACACGGGAAAAGCCTCATTTTATCGGTGGGCAACGGCTCTCGCTCTCATCACGATCTTCTATAATCTCGTTGAGGGGCTGGTCTCCGTCTTTTTCGGCATCGAGGACCGGACAGTCGCCCTTTTCGGTTTCGGAATGGATTCTTTTGTTGAGGTAATATCAGGTGCCGGGATATGGCACATGATCCGGAGGATGAGAAGAAACAGTTCCGAAGACCAGGGCAGATTCGAGGGCACCGCTCTCAGGATTACCGGAACCGCATTTTATATCCTCACCATCGGGTTGGTGTTCACCGCGCTTGCAGATATTTACAAAGGCCGTAGGCCCGCAACGACCCTGTGGGGCATCGTCGTGGCTGCCGTTTCGATCGTAACGATGTGGATGCTTATTCATTACAAGGTGAAGATCGGCAAGCGGTTTTCGTCCCGGGCGCTACTTGCCGATGCAGCCTGTACGAAGACATGTCTCTATCTTTCGATCGTACTCCTGATCGCAAGCTTTGGTTATGAAGCGACCGGCCTTGGCCTGATGGATTCTCTTGGTGCCATCGGTATCGCCATCTTCTCTTTTCAGGAAGGACGCGAGGCGTTTAGAAAGGCAAGGGGAGAATTGTGCTGCTGCGGCGCTCAGTGCAGCGATCTCAATAAAGGTTAG
- a CDS encoding heavy metal-associated domain-containing protein has product MKNVSVTVQKEFCEECSLALRRFIGKMDGVDSIEVGEGKIVISFDGSRISEEDILKITKESIEKLGYTMNGQP; this is encoded by the coding sequence ATGAAGAACGTCTCGGTAACGGTTCAGAAGGAGTTCTGCGAAGAATGTTCTCTCGCACTGCGGCGGTTTATCGGCAAGATGGACGGTGTTGACTCTATCGAAGTGGGGGAGGGAAAGATCGTAATCAGTTTTGACGGCTCAAGAATCAGTGAAGAGGACATCCTGAAGATAACGAAGGAGAGCATAGAAAAGCTCGGCTACACGATGAACGGGCAGCCATAG